CTTCCCACCTATCCTGTACATGATGCACAAAGTTCCAATACCAGGCTACAGTAAAGCTCCATGGGGTCTTTCCGTCTTGTCGCGGGTAACCTGCATCTTCACAGGTATTATGATTTCACCGGGTCTCTTGCCGAGACAGCGCCCAAGTCGTTACGCCTTTCGTGCGGGTCGGAACTTACCCGACAAGGAATTTCGCTACCTTAGGACCGTTATAGTTACGGCCGCCGTTTACTGGGGCTTCGGTTCAAAGCTTCGCTTGCGCTAACTCATCCCCTTAACCTTCCAGCACCGGGCAGGCGTCAGCCCCTATACTTCGCCTTGCGGCTTCGCAGAGACCTGTGTTTTTGCTAAACAGTCGCTTGGGCCTTTTCACTGCGGCCCCCTCGGGCTATTAACCCTACCGAGGCGCCCCTTCTCCCGAAGTTACGGGGCCATTTTGCCGAGTTCCTTAGCAAGAGTTATCCCGCGCACCTTAGGATTCTCTCCTCGCCTACCTGTGTCGGTTTGCGGTACGGGCACCTTGTTCCTCGCTAGACGCTTTTCTTGGCAGTGTGAAATCAGGGACTTCGGTACTTACATTTCCCTCGCCATCACAGCTCATGCTTAACGGTGTGCGGATTTGCCTACACACCACACTTACTGCTTGGACGGCCATCCAGTAGGCCGCTCACCCTATCCTCCTGCGTCACGCCATTGCTCAAGCGGAACAGAGGTGGTACAGGAATATCAACCTGTTGTCCATCGCCTACGCCTTTCGGCCTCAGCTTAGGTCCCGACTAACCCTGGGAGGACGAGCCTTCCCCAGGAAACCTTAGGCTTTCGGTGGACAAGATTCTCACTTGTCTTTTCGCTACTTACACCGGCATTCTCACTTCCAAGCGCTCCACCGCTCTTTCCAGTACGGCTTCACTGCTGCTTGGAACGCTCCCCTACCCAGTCCGTAAGGACTGCCATAGCTTCGGTGATACGTTTAGCCCCGTTACATTTTCCGCGCAGAGTCACTCGACCAGTGAGCTATTACGCACTCTTTAAATGGTGGCTGCTTCTAAGCCAACATCCTGGTTGTCTGGGCAACTCCACATCGTTTCCCACTTAACGTATACTTGGGGACCTTAGCTGATGGTCTGGGCTGTTTCCCTTTTGACGATGGATCTTAGCACTCACCGTCTGACTCCCGGACATAAGTCATTGGCATTCGGAGTTTGACTGAATTCGGTAACCCGATGAGGGCCCCTAGTCCAATCAGTGCTCTACCTCCAAGACTCTAAATTCCGAGGCTAGCCCTAAAGCTATTTCGGGGAGAACCAGCTATCTCCGAGTTCGATTGGAATTTCACCGCTAGCCACACCTCATCCCCGCACTTTTCAACGTGCGTGGGTTCGGGCCTCCAGTAGGTGTTACCCTACCTTCACCCTGGACATGGCTAGATCACACGGTTTCGGGTCTACGGCAGCGTACTATCGCCCTATTCAGACTCGCTTTCGCTGCGGCTCCGTCTCTTCAACTTAACCTCGCACGCTACCGTAACTCGCCGGTTCATTCTACAAAAGGCACGCCGTCACCCTTTTAACGGGCTCCGACTATTTGTAAGCACACGGTTTCAGGTACTATTTCACTCCCCTCCCGGGGTGCTTTTCACCTTTCCCTCACGGTACTGGTTCACTATCGGTCGCTAGGTAGTATTTAGCCTTAGCAGATGGTCCTGCCAGATTCACACGGGATTTCACGTGTCCCGCGCTACTCGGGGTTGGTCTCGGAGAGACGCGCGTTTAGGTTACGCGACTATCACGCTCTATGGTCAGCTTTCCCAAGCTGTTCACCTACGCGCGTCTTTTGTAACTCCATGTGAGACGCCCCACAACCCCGCCGGGTAAACCCGACGGTTTAGGCTCTTCCGCGTTCGCTCGCCACTACTGACGGAATCACTATTGTTTTCTCTTCCTCCGGCTACTTAGATGTTTCAGTTCACCGGGTCTGCCTTCTCATCACCTATGTATTCAGTGACGGATACCATCCCATTACAGATGGTGGGTTTCCCCATTCGGAGATCCCCGGATCAAAGCGTGCTTACCGCTCCCCGAGGCTTATCGCAGTTCGCTGCGTCCTTCTTCGGCTCCTAGCGCCAAGGCATCCACCGTGTGCCCTTAGTAACTTAACCACGACGCACAGGATGTGCTAGTGCATGTGTTGTCTCATGGATGAGACGAACTTAGCAGGCCATCCTTGCATTTCCGTAATTACTAAAAGTACTTACAGTTTATATCTTAGCAATTTCATGCAGTATCCAGTTTTCAAGGAACAATGGATAGTTACTCATAAGAGTAACTGCCTGGCGACGTCCTACTCTCCCGGCTCCCTGCGGAGCAAGTACCATCGGCGCTGGAGGGCTTAACGGCCGTGTTCGGCATGGGAACGGGTGTGTCCCCTCCGCCATCATCACCAGACTTATAGGATGTAAGTCGTTCTGCGTTCTCGCATGGACGCGAGAGCCTTTAGCAGAACTTCCTTATCATCTTGTGAAGGATTCATGCTCCTTCAAAACTGAACAGCGAACGTTGCGTTAATCGTCATATCTCCATAGAAAGGAGGTGATCCATCCGCACCTTCCGGTACGGATACCTTGTTACGACTTCACCCCAGTCATCTACCCCACCTTCGGCGGCTGGCTCCTTGCGGTTACCTCACCGACTTCGGGTGTTGCAAACTCCCGTGGTGTGACGGGCGGTGTGTACAAGGCCCGGGAACGTATTCACCGCGGCATGCTGATCCGCGATTACTAGCGATTCCGACTTCATGTAGGCGAGTTGCAGCCTACAATCCGAACTGAGATTGGTTTTAAGAGATTAGCGTCCCCTCGCGAGGTAGCATCCCGTTGTACCAACCATTGTAGCACGTGTGTAGCCCAGGTCATAAGGGGCATGATGATTTGACGTCATCCCCGCCTTCCTCCGTCTTGTCGACGGCAGTCTCTCTAGAGTGCCCAACTGAATGCTGGCAACTAAAGATAAGGGTTGCGCTCGTTGCGGGACTTAACCCAACATCTCACGACACGAGCTGACGACAACCATGCACCACCTGTCACCGCTGCCCCGAAGGGAAGCTCTGTCTCCAGAGCGATCAGCGGGATGTCAAGACCTGGTAAGGTTCTTCGCGTTGCTTCGAATTAAACCACATGCTCCACCGCTTGTGCGGGCCCCCGTCAATTCCTTTGAGTTTCACTCTTGCGAGCGTACTCCCCAGGCGGAGTGCTTATTGCGTTAGCTGCGGCACTGAGGGTATTGAAACCCCCAACACCTAGCACTCATCGTTTACGGCGTGGACTACCAGGGTATCTAATCCTGTTTGCTCCCCACGCTTTCGCGCCTCAGCGTCAGTTACAGGCCAGAAAGCCGCCTTCGCCACTGGTGTTCCTCCACATCTCTACGCATTTCACCGCTACACGTGGAATACCGCTTTCCTCTTCTGCACTCAAGCTACACAGTTTCCGATGCGAACCGGAGTTGAGCTCCGGGCTTTAACACCAGACTTACATAGCCGCCTGCGCGCGCTTTACGCCCAATAAATCCGGACAACGCTTGCCACCTACGTATTACCGCGGCTGCTGGCACGTAGTTAGCCGTGGCTTTCTCGTCAGGTACCGTCAAGGTACCGCCCTATTCGAACGGTACTTATTCGTCCCTAACAACAGAACTTTACAATCCGAAGACCTTCATCGTTCACGCGGCGTTGCTCCATCAGACTTTCGTCCATTGTGGAAAATTCCCTACTGCTGCCTCCCGTAGGAGTCTGGGCCGTGTCTCAGTCCCAGTGTGGCCGGTCACCCTCTCAGGTCGGCTACGCATCGTCGCCTTGGTAGGCCGTTACCCCACCAACTAGCTAATGCGCCGCAGGCCCATCTCCCAGTGACAGCCGAAGCCGCCTTTTCTTTTCGGATCATGCGATCCAAAAACCTATCCGGTATTAGCATAAGTTTCCCTATGTTATCCCAGTCTGAGAGGCAGGTTGCCTACGTGTTACTCACCCGTCCGCCGCTAGCCTCCGAAGAGACTCGCTCGACTTGCATGTATTAGGCACGCCGCCAGCGTTCGTCCTGAGCCAGGATCAAACTCTCCAATAAAGTTTGTTACTGGTTCAAAGCTGGCAAATCATTTAATGATAGACTCATTAACGCTTTCGCTGTTCAGTTTTCAAAGAGCATTTTCGTCCATCGCCCAGAGGCGACTTTCTTAATTTATCACAGAACCGCTTGCGAAATCAAGTGTTTTTTAAAACTTTTTTCGGCCGCTCTGCGTTAGCGCAGCAGCAACGTTTTTTAATATAGCATGGATCATAAACAGAAGTCAACACTAATTGAAAAAATATTATCCCATTAAAATAAAACCTGTTTCTCTGTCGCCATTTTCCCCCTCTTTACATACGATCTCTTGGATTAACAAGCGCTGAAGCATCTTATCTATCACGAGAGGAATCTCGATTTCTGCCTCTTGAATCATCGGATGATTCATTAGCTCTTCCAAACGCCAAGGCCCTGATTTCGTTTCCATGAGTTCAACCAGGTATCGAATAGATTCCTTTGTTCTGGATGCGATCCAAAATTCAATTGCCAGCACAAGTAGTTCAATTCGCTTCTCCAACGCTTCTGCATTAAAAGATAGCTCCTCATACAACTTATAAATAGAAGGATCAATCTGTTTGACTTGCGTCCATAATGCTGGCTGAGGATGATCTCCCGCTTCATATACAATGAGACGAGCCAAATAGTGAATCGTTTGAATGGCAGAGTGATGCGCATCCAGCATCATACCTTGCTGCAAAAACTCTTTTGTCTCGTGAAAAAAACGAAGGATTTGGGAATACTCCTTACAGATATGTTTTTTCTGGAGAGAAGATGGCAAACTAGCCAGGCGCAGCTTCATTTGTTTCATATAATGCTCTTTGTCCCAAACGATTTCTGCCCTTCGAAGCATCTCGGCAAGTCGTTCATCTAAACCGCAAATGGCTCCCTTCTCCAGTTGCCACGTACTGATTTGCTGCTCGATGATCACTTGTTCCTGAAACAGCATGCGACGGATTTTACCATCAGCTTGGGGCTCATTTACTACGACGAAATAAAAGATTCCCTCGCGAAAGGGGACTAGCATATCCGAATCATTCAAAACAAGCACCGATTGCACATCCAAACGCTGCTGGAGATTTTTCAGATACGTCTGCCTTAAAATCATGCCTTGTTCCTCCCTGCCCCCCTGGGTTGAACTTATGGATTCTACAAGTCTTGTCGGTTTCCTGCTTGTCAACAGACAAATCCTTTGTGTGCTATACTATAGGGTAGGAGGAATGATCATGAAAAATACAGAACGCCTGAGCAAGATCAAACGCATGCGCACTTGGGGCAACTGGAGCATGGTAATCGGCATTTTGCTGATGTATACAGGGTACGCATTTTTTGCAGGTTATTTGGACTTTATTCCTTTACTTGGAAGCCTCTTGAAAGGCTCTTACATTTTTATGACGCTGCTTTTGATCATCGGGTTCATTCTGACAATGGGCAGTACAGTCTTGTTTATGATTTCCGGGATGGTCTCCACTTCAGCTCCACAGGTGCAATGCCCTTCATGCCAAAAAGTCACGAAGATGTTGGGTAAAGAAGACGCCTGTATGTTTTGTGGACAACCTTTACGCCTAGAAGACGGACATCCTCAGCAAAACCAGACATAATATGATTCCTTCCATCTATACGCAAAA
The window above is part of the Brevibacillus antibioticus genome. Proteins encoded here:
- a CDS encoding nucleotidyltransferase-like protein; this translates as MILRQTYLKNLQQRLDVQSVLVLNDSDMLVPFREGIFYFVVVNEPQADGKIRRMLFQEQVIIEQQISTWQLEKGAICGLDERLAEMLRRAEIVWDKEHYMKQMKLRLASLPSSLQKKHICKEYSQILRFFHETKEFLQQGMMLDAHHSAIQTIHYLARLIVYEAGDHPQPALWTQVKQIDPSIYKLYEELSFNAEALEKRIELLVLAIEFWIASRTKESIRYLVELMETKSGPWRLEELMNHPMIQEAEIEIPLVIDKMLQRLLIQEIVCKEGENGDRETGFILMG
- a CDS encoding YgzB family protein: MKNTERLSKIKRMRTWGNWSMVIGILLMYTGYAFFAGYLDFIPLLGSLLKGSYIFMTLLLIIGFILTMGSTVLFMISGMVSTSAPQVQCPSCQKVTKMLGKEDACMFCGQPLRLEDGHPQQNQT